The following are encoded together in the Arcticibacterium luteifluviistationis genome:
- a CDS encoding ATP-dependent DNA helicase has translation MAEEIPKPSELLLKKFKHEPTKGQLRLFELMDTFLVEDDKDRSIFVLRGYAGTGKTTFLSSLIKVLPKFGWKSVLMAPTGRAAKVMASYSKRQAQTIHKKIYKQKESSYSGNLVFELQKNYAEGTLYIVDEASMIGDKREFGKDSLLSDLIKYVFEGSDNKLLLIGDEAQLPPIGMEYSPALNAEHLENQYFADVLGISLTEVTRQQEGSGILVNATKIREKIGEEKPSVKFETKPFKDIFRMTSERIEDGLRYAYEKYGQHNTIVITRSNKNAVQYNQYIRNQIHGCENELENGDFLMVVRNNYTILDEESEAGFIANGEFTEVKRLGREEEMHGFRFQHVTLQLVDYPNDPEFETMILLDTLNSHSPTLTREENKELYESVLKDYYWVKTKKERSELLAADPYLNALQVKYAYALTCHKSQGGQWDAVFVDQGYIPNNQIDSDYLRWLYTGVTRGVKEVFLVNFNAMFY, from the coding sequence ATGGCTGAAGAAATACCAAAACCGTCAGAATTACTTCTTAAAAAGTTTAAACACGAACCTACAAAAGGCCAATTAAGGCTTTTTGAATTAATGGACACTTTCTTAGTAGAAGACGATAAAGACCGTTCCATTTTTGTGCTTAGAGGCTATGCCGGTACAGGAAAAACTACCTTCTTAAGTTCTTTAATTAAGGTTTTGCCAAAATTTGGCTGGAAATCTGTTTTGATGGCACCCACAGGAAGGGCCGCTAAAGTAATGGCGAGTTATTCTAAACGACAGGCTCAAACTATCCACAAGAAAATCTATAAGCAGAAAGAGAGTTCTTATTCAGGAAACTTGGTTTTTGAACTGCAAAAAAACTATGCAGAAGGAACTCTTTATATTGTAGATGAGGCCTCCATGATAGGTGACAAGCGAGAGTTTGGAAAGGATAGTTTATTAAGTGACTTGATAAAATATGTATTCGAAGGTTCTGATAATAAATTGCTATTGATAGGTGATGAAGCTCAGCTTCCGCCTATCGGGATGGAATATAGTCCTGCATTAAATGCAGAACATCTAGAAAATCAATATTTTGCGGATGTGCTTGGGATTTCATTGACAGAGGTAACGCGACAGCAAGAGGGGTCAGGGATATTAGTCAATGCAACTAAAATAAGAGAGAAAATAGGGGAGGAGAAGCCATCTGTTAAGTTTGAGACTAAGCCTTTCAAAGATATTTTCAGAATGACCAGTGAGCGTATTGAAGATGGATTGCGGTATGCGTATGAAAAATATGGGCAGCATAATACCATTGTGATTACAAGGTCTAATAAAAACGCAGTTCAGTATAATCAGTATATCAGAAACCAAATTCATGGCTGTGAAAATGAACTTGAAAATGGTGACTTTTTAATGGTGGTAAGAAATAATTATACCATTTTAGACGAAGAGTCGGAAGCTGGTTTTATAGCGAATGGAGAGTTTACAGAAGTAAAACGCTTAGGCCGAGAAGAAGAAATGCACGGTTTTAGGTTTCAGCATGTAACACTGCAGTTGGTAGATTATCCAAACGACCCAGAGTTTGAGACTATGATACTTTTGGACACTTTAAACTCTCATTCGCCTACACTTACTCGTGAGGAGAATAAAGAGCTTTATGAGTCTGTTCTTAAGGACTATTACTGGGTGAAAACCAAAAAAGAAAGGTCTGAGTTATTAGCCGCAGACCCATATTTGAATGCCTTACAAGTGAAATATGCTTACGCTTTGACCTGCCATAAATCCCAAGGTGGGCAGTGGGACGCTGTTTTTGTGGACCAAGGTTATATTCCTAATAATCAGATTGATTCTGATTATCTTAGGTGGCTTTATACTGGAGTTACACGTGGTGTAAAAGAAGTTTTTTTAGTGAACTTTAATGCAATGTTTTACTAA
- a CDS encoding pentapeptide repeat-containing protein, producing MDRFINSSQRAFEEEEFENLDFDGTQILDYNFEDCIFRSCKFNNINFYGTKLQNVIFIDCKFTGIDFSSLSIFLTEMHFDKSVLQVCSFRNQKLQDISFKSCALRECDFETCDLQKVAFKDTELSGTSFTNCDLRQTDFKTASNYYFELTQNKVKGAKFSYPDVLSFLSQFQLKIS from the coding sequence ATGGATCGTTTCATAAATAGTTCGCAAAGAGCATTTGAAGAAGAAGAATTTGAAAACTTAGACTTTGACGGCACCCAAATTCTTGATTATAATTTCGAGGACTGTATTTTTCGCTCTTGTAAATTCAACAACATAAACTTTTACGGTACTAAACTACAAAACGTCATTTTTATAGACTGCAAGTTTACTGGAATTGACTTTTCTTCTTTAAGTATCTTTTTAACAGAAATGCATTTTGACAAAAGTGTTTTACAAGTCTGTAGCTTCCGAAATCAAAAACTACAGGACATCAGCTTTAAATCATGTGCTCTTAGAGAATGTGATTTTGAAACTTGTGATTTGCAAAAAGTAGCCTTCAAAGACACAGAGCTTTCTGGTACTTCATTTACCAATTGCGATTTACGCCAAACCGACTTCAAAACAGCCAGTAACTACTATTTTGAACTAACACAAAATAAAGTAAAAGGTGCTAAGTTTTCTTATCCTGATGTTTTAAGCTTTTTATCTCAGTTTCAGTTGAAAATTTCTTAG
- a CDS encoding carboxypeptidase-like regulatory domain-containing protein, translated as MKTQLKILILLFINLPVLGQNIHVLNSDHNIFEVENFTKKVFFVNITDVTRDYQDISVKIDLPPGFKLITKTNPTSLSKGTEHQFFFALQNNDIAQSAIYEFGIHLVEKNKVTASTKASLKLLKYSNIEIFNVNKPEYIDAAVKKELSYLIKNNGNSKETIWLRSKSGDIQGERNFQLGIGESKTVIVSNTLPTHTKGVRNISFDLSAYVGQDPIPTTSTFNVPYLINSTKRNDAYLRFPINASILYNQFSASTKKTGQVSFDINGKGYLDDKKKHELEFIARGPNNYKLTSYGLTDQYLVRYNTDKFKIELGDQSFNLSQLTENSRFARGINVSQKFGQMELKAFYLEPRFYARIKKEYGLSLTKEFNPSYSLSTLFLRKDHIFYKDLLTTDFYNLKSKVTKQNFVLETEGSISVTDGSISYAFRNSGYIKIKRLTLNSTFLQSAKDYNGYYSDGYLTSNAINYRVSRKLNIGFNQSINQSNPSLDSILFTTSPYSNSNTALIYYNINKNNSLNLSGMISEREDRQDIKSYHFKENKVRLRYKTSISNFDLRLDGDLGETQNLLLTTDKGKASSTLYRGGLGVNYKTKKSLSLGVFGEYLNTSKYQTNTNQETQFIYYGGNVNYSFRNYINFRLNYRNNYNLEELYTSRDLLNANLIFNFKNQSLALTGIYSLNAAYSFNKNLLISAKYTIRLNAPLKKKRDLGRLIGQVHGEKKEGVIFNFNGQKVVTDRNGEFKLNDVEAGVYNLALDKSSMGLENTIDTKWPLMVEVLPDTTKRLVMKSIKTGQISGSIVLNDENTKKISLENVLIELYNDHFSKLTTTDKKGSFNFAQLKEEDYSIRIISKQLSKSFSIKNEKSTIAVRVGENTLYTFQLAEKKKNIRFQDGIIVLSEL; from the coding sequence TTGAAAACACAACTTAAAATATTAATCCTACTCTTTATAAACCTCCCTGTATTGGGACAAAACATTCATGTGCTAAATTCTGATCACAATATTTTTGAGGTTGAAAACTTTACAAAAAAGGTGTTCTTTGTCAATATCACAGATGTTACTAGAGACTATCAGGACATCTCGGTCAAAATTGATTTGCCCCCAGGATTTAAGCTAATCACCAAAACAAATCCAACTTCTCTTTCAAAAGGAACTGAACATCAATTCTTTTTTGCCCTTCAAAACAACGACATCGCACAAAGTGCCATTTACGAATTTGGAATTCACCTAGTAGAGAAAAATAAAGTTACCGCTAGTACCAAGGCATCTTTAAAGCTTCTCAAATATTCCAATATCGAAATTTTCAATGTAAACAAGCCTGAATACATAGACGCCGCTGTTAAAAAAGAGCTTTCATACCTTATTAAAAACAATGGAAACTCTAAAGAGACTATATGGCTTAGGAGTAAAAGTGGCGATATTCAAGGGGAAAGAAATTTTCAGTTGGGTATAGGCGAAAGCAAAACAGTTATAGTTTCAAACACTTTACCAACACATACTAAAGGGGTCAGAAACATATCCTTTGACCTTAGTGCTTATGTTGGTCAAGACCCTATTCCTACAACCTCTACTTTCAATGTTCCTTATCTTATTAATAGCACGAAAAGAAATGACGCATATTTAAGATTCCCAATTAACGCTAGCATTCTTTATAATCAGTTTTCAGCCTCCACTAAAAAAACAGGTCAAGTATCTTTTGATATAAATGGCAAAGGTTATTTAGATGACAAAAAAAAACACGAATTAGAATTTATAGCCAGAGGACCAAATAATTACAAACTGACAAGCTATGGTTTAACAGACCAATATTTAGTTAGGTACAATACTGATAAATTTAAAATTGAACTGGGCGACCAATCTTTTAATCTGTCACAGCTAACAGAGAATTCAAGATTTGCAAGAGGTATAAATGTTTCACAAAAATTTGGTCAAATGGAGTTAAAAGCTTTCTATTTAGAACCTCGTTTTTATGCCCGTATTAAAAAAGAATATGGCCTAAGTTTAACAAAAGAGTTTAACCCTTCTTACAGTTTAAGCACGCTTTTTTTAAGAAAAGACCACATATTTTATAAAGACCTGTTAACTACCGACTTTTATAATCTAAAAAGTAAGGTAACTAAACAAAACTTCGTCTTGGAAACCGAAGGTAGTATTTCAGTAACTGATGGGAGCATTTCATATGCATTTAGAAACTCTGGCTATATAAAAATAAAAAGACTGACATTGAACTCTACCTTTTTGCAATCTGCAAAAGACTATAACGGATATTACAGCGATGGTTATTTAACATCTAACGCCATAAACTACCGGGTTTCTAGAAAACTAAATATAGGTTTTAATCAATCCATTAATCAATCCAACCCTAGCCTTGACAGTATTTTATTTACCACATCACCTTACTCTAATAGTAATACGGCCTTAATCTATTATAACATTAATAAAAATAATAGCTTAAACCTGTCTGGTATGATATCAGAAAGAGAAGATAGGCAGGATATCAAATCATATCATTTTAAAGAAAATAAGGTAAGATTAAGATACAAAACTAGCATCAGTAACTTTGACCTACGCCTAGATGGAGACTTGGGTGAAACCCAAAATCTATTATTGACCACAGACAAAGGTAAAGCTTCTAGCACGCTTTACAGAGGGGGACTGGGAGTCAACTATAAGACTAAAAAAAGCCTAAGTCTAGGCGTGTTTGGCGAATATTTAAATACCTCCAAATATCAGACAAACACAAACCAAGAGACTCAGTTTATATACTATGGAGGTAATGTGAACTATTCTTTTAGAAACTACATTAATTTCAGACTTAACTATAGAAACAATTATAACCTTGAGGAACTTTATACCAGCCGAGACCTCTTAAATGCTAATCTTATATTTAATTTTAAGAACCAATCACTTGCTTTAACAGGAATTTACAGTTTAAATGCAGCTTATAGTTTCAATAAGAACTTGCTAATTTCAGCTAAATATACCATTCGCTTAAATGCTCCTTTAAAGAAAAAAAGAGATTTAGGCAGACTTATTGGCCAGGTTCACGGAGAGAAAAAAGAAGGTGTTATATTTAATTTCAATGGACAAAAAGTGGTTACCGATCGTAATGGTGAATTTAAATTAAACGATGTAGAAGCTGGTGTGTACAATCTTGCTTTGGACAAATCCTCCATGGGTTTAGAGAATACCATTGACACAAAATGGCCATTAATGGTTGAGGTGCTTCCAGACACCACTAAAAGGCTAGTAATGAAATCGATAAAAACAGGGCAAATATCTGGTTCGATAGTCTTAAATGATGAAAACACCAAAAAGATAAGCCTAGAAAATGTTCTTATAGAGCTATATAATGACCATTTCTCCAAACTTACAACCACCGATAAGAAAGGAAGTTTTAACTTTGCTCAACTCAAAGAAGAAGATTATTCCATTAGAATTATTTCTAAGCAGTTAAGCAAAAGTTTCAGCATTAAGAACGAAAAATCTACCATAGCGGTGCGAGTAGGTGAAAATACACTTTATACATTCCAACTGGCCGAAAAAAAGAAAAACATTCGTTTTCAAGATGGGATAATTGTGCTTTCAGAATTATGA
- a CDS encoding S1 family peptidase, translating to MFINAIETAAGFTRALHTIVRNYGSDKIIPGAATLFFVNDEGYALTCKHVADVLINANKVNQTYKKYKDELAQSPTSRGLQNELQKKFGYHTKSLIDFKTKFINCADNIQNLTIHTHAEHDLAILKFNGFSKLNINTFPVFKKTSEEIKQGKSLCRLGYPFPEFSNFRFNKTKDEIEWTKKGVSQSPQFPIDGMITRFIGDNKGQIGGIELSTPGLRGQSGGPLFDQNGIIYGMQSRTKHLHLGFDLENKPIQVEGEEKLVNNYSFLHLGECVHVGIIKDFLRQHKVRFQEAD from the coding sequence ATGTTCATTAATGCCATAGAAACGGCCGCAGGCTTTACCAGAGCACTACACACCATTGTAAGAAACTATGGTTCTGATAAAATTATACCTGGTGCTGCTACCTTATTTTTTGTAAATGATGAGGGCTATGCACTTACCTGTAAACATGTGGCCGATGTTTTGATAAATGCCAATAAGGTAAACCAAACCTATAAAAAGTATAAGGACGAATTAGCTCAAAGTCCTACCTCAAGAGGGCTTCAAAACGAACTTCAAAAGAAATTTGGTTACCACACCAAAAGCCTAATTGATTTCAAAACAAAATTTATCAATTGTGCCGATAACATTCAAAACTTAACTATTCATACACATGCTGAGCACGACTTAGCTATTTTGAAGTTCAATGGTTTTTCAAAGCTCAACATAAACACATTCCCAGTTTTCAAAAAAACATCTGAAGAGATAAAGCAGGGTAAAAGCCTTTGCCGCTTAGGCTATCCATTCCCTGAATTTTCAAATTTCAGATTTAACAAAACTAAAGACGAGATAGAGTGGACTAAAAAAGGAGTAAGTCAATCACCTCAATTCCCCATTGATGGCATGATAACTCGTTTCATTGGTGATAATAAAGGACAAATTGGTGGCATAGAACTTAGCACACCAGGTCTAAGAGGACAAAGTGGTGGCCCTTTATTTGACCAAAACGGAATAATTTACGGTATGCAGTCTCGCACCAAACATTTACACCTTGGTTTTGACCTAGAAAACAAACCTATTCAAGTAGAAGGTGAAGAAAAGCTGGTGAATAATTACTCTTTTCTTCATCTAGGAGAATGCGTCCATGTTGGTATCATTAAAGATTTCCTTCGTCAACATAAGGTACGTTTTCAAGAAGCCGACTAA